The Deinococcus hopiensis KR-140 sequence TCAGTGAGTTGCATCCGTGGAGGGGTTTCCACAGTCACGTTTCAGCGTAACTGTGACATAGTCTTGCTCAACCGCTCTTGCAGACGTTCTTCGTTCGCTCTGTTTTGAACATTACAGTGCTGCCGTTTCATTAAAGGGCCTTGCTGTGAAGAACTCACCTCTGGGATTGGCCGTTAATCGCGCCTGCCTGCCGCTTCCTGACCACCGTGCGGTACAGCGCCTCCAGCCCCGCCACCGCAGCATCCGCTGGGGCGAACGGCCGAACCCAGAGCAGCAACAGCGGCACAGCGTACTGGCCAAACACCCGCCGAAGATCAGTACCACTTGGGCGTCTGGACCCTTGCCCTTTGCGAGGGGCGCACCGTCACGTACGGTTAGGCTTACCACCCCGGCTACGCTCATTGTCAGCGATGGGGCCTCTGGGAAGCTCAGCCACCCAGCGCGGCCTTGATCTGATCGCTGCCACCGAGTACCTGGGGCAGCAGGCGGGTGAGCAGCGCCTCAAATTCCGTATTGCCGAGCGGCCCTGGGACAGGTGGAGTGGTTGAGGGTGGAGGCGTGAGGCGGGGCAGGGTGGGCAGCCCTTCCGGCGTGGCCTGGGGCCGTAGTGTGGCCGGAGGAAGCGGTGTGTGCAAGATGAAGGTGCCCACCGTCTTCCGGGCTTCGGGGATGGCCGGCACGAAATCAGAATCGGCGGGAGGGATCATGGGTGCTCCTAGGAGGGCACAACCCTTACGCTGCGCAAGGGCTGGAAGAAAACGGGGTACGGTAATGGGCGTGAGACGCACAGTGTTGGCCTATTTGCTCCTGCTCACGTCCTGTCAGAAAAAAGACGAAGCCCCAGCAGGCACCCTGGTTCCCAAAAACCCTGGCGTCGGCGAAGTCATTGCCCTTCCAGCACCGATCACGGACGGCACCTCTCCCCCGTTTCGCCTCTCAGGAGGGAACTACGAACTTCGCGTTCGGCCCAAAGGGGCCTCCACTTGCAACAGCACCATCACGCTCCACCTTCACAACAAATCCGCGATCAAGGCGCAGGCACAGGTTGAAAAAGCACGGAACGTGGACTGGCCGGGCATGCGTGCAGGGGTGTATGTCCTCACGGTCGATGTCGGAACACAACCTTGTGCCTATGACCTACAACTCACCCGGCGAAGCTGATTCACGGGCCCGCACATCAGGGAGAGGCGGTGTGGGGACCTGCTGCACCGGGTCTGCCGGGTCCACTGAAACAGGCGCGATACCGTTTGCCGCCTTCGCCCTATCTGCAAAGATGCTGCGCAGGGTATGGGACGCCGAGCATCGCCAATACAGCCGTCGGAAGCTCGGCGGTCATCGCCGCCGCTTTCCGGCCGGTGAAGTGGGCGTGCAGGTACACGCCCAGGATCACGCAGAAGCCCGTCGCGCCCAGCACCAGGGTGTAGAGCCCGCCCATCGTGCCTGGAACAGGACGCGCTGCAGTCAAGGGCATCTCTTCTCCAGACATGACGAACTGCTCAGGGGCCGGAGTGGACCTGGGCAGGGGCACGTACGGCCTCAGAGTTGGCGACGCGTGACAGGCGGGATGAAAAACCCCCGCGCTGGTCGGGGGCAGAGAGAGTACCGTTACTCGTCGCGGGGTGGAGCGGGCTCATCTCGGCGAAGCCATGCGGTGACCCCCAGAACCAGCAGGAGCAGCACATTCAACTCGATCCAAGCCCATGTCACAGAGGGCACAAGTTGCATGATCACACCAATTTATGCTGTTGAGTACAGGTTTTCCGTTAATAAGATAACAATCAGGTTTCCTTGTACCTCTCTGCTCCCCGGCCAGAAGCGAAACCCCCACGCAAGGCGGGGGCACTGGACGTTGGGAGGAATTTAGCCTTCGCACCCCAAGGCGCGCATCACGTCGTCGAAGTCAATCGGACGCTGCGCATGAAGAAGCATTCCAAGCTGTTGTGCCTGTTCCCGAACCACCACGCTTGCTTGAACAGCAGGCGCAGCGGGAACCGGGCGGTGCAATGCCACCGCTAACCGCTGGAAGGGATTGGGGAACTGAAGCATGGGTTAAGGTGACAAGGTTGTGAAAAAAATTTCGCAAAAAGGCGTCTTTTTCGTCTCTTAGGGCTTAAGAAGGCACTCGGGCTCTCCTCATCCTTCCACTACGGAAACCCCGCACAAGACCCTTGCCCGAGCAGGAATGGAAAACTCCCGCGCAGGGCGAGGGCTGGCCTGATTCTGCAGGGTATTGATACCGGCTTGAATTTCAGACGACTGGCATGCTGTCGTCGTGGTGCAGGTCTGGCGCCCCTCGAGGCTGAGCCGTACGCAACCCGGAGAACAACGGCGGTATGCGCAGCAACTTCTTTACGATCCTGAAATGACCGAACCCGTCATCGCTGAGACCGCCGGTGTCTCAGAAAGCACTGTGCGGACTCGGAAACAGCGGTCGCGAGAACGAGGCAGCCTCGAGGCCACGCGGACCACTGGTCCTGGACGGCGCCTGAGCGCCAAAGAACTCAAGCAGCTCCAGATCGCCGCATGCTGTAGGGATGAGCGCTGGACCACCTCCCGCGTGCGGGAGGTCATCGGGATGCAGTTCGCGGTGTGGTACCACGTCAATCACGCGAGGAAGGTGCTGCATCAGCTGGGGTAAGGTCGCTCAGGGCGCCGCTCGCGTCAACGAAGAGGCGAGTGGCTTCCGCTTCAAACCCACAGCCACCCGAACCTGAGCTCCCCGTCGTGGATCAGGCCCATGGGCCCGGCCTTGCGCCTAATCCTGTCGAGGTAACCCACTGGATCATCGGCGCGGCTGATTGAGCGGGTGCTGAGGCGGACACGTCACCCACCGAATACGGACGCGGGTGTAGGTGACGAACCCCACGCCCTGCCCATAGTTGCCCACAACGCCCTTCATGGGGCGGTTGCCGCTGCTCCCAGTGGGTGCTGTGAGGCACTTACTGCGTGTGACGGTCTCTCAGCGCTGCAGGACTTGATACCACGCTTCGCGGCCGAGGTGCGGGCGCCACGGGTGAGGTCGCGCTCTGTAGGGCGTATTCCCTCTGGCGTCCGGAGGATGCGCCAGTTCACAGGGCGGGAGCGCATTTTTGCCTGCGCCCCTTCCTCTCCTGCCGTAGGGTTGGAGCCATGCAAGAGCACCTGACCTTCTGGAAGTGGCTTCTGATCATGCTGCCCGGTCTGACGGGTTACCTCATTTTCTTCGTTGCCCTGATTGCTGTGTGGCCCTACAGGAAACAGCTGACCGCTCCGTGGAGTCAGCTCCTGCCCATCGGAGCATTCTCGCGGCATTCTTGGCACGGGGCGCTCTTGAACGCTTCCCCCTCTTTCAGGAAGGCCAGAGAACACGAGGCAGCTCCTTCTGGGCTCGCAACTGGCAGCAGGACCCTCAACTCAGCTGGGCCCTGTTCCTGGTGCTTTTCTCTGGCTCCGGGCTCTTGACCTTGGCCTTCACAGGGTTCTGAAAATTAGGCCAGCTCCAGGCGCGCGAGAGCGGGAGTCATTTCAGCTTCCCCAGGCGGCGCAGGATTTCACCGGCTGGCCTGGCCGAGTCTGCCAAACCAACACGGGCGGCGTGCACGTCGCGTACTGCCTTGGCTGGTCCTGAGGAGTAGAGCTCGGCGAGCACCTTTCTGACAATGACGTCAACGGGCTTGTTCAGCGCGTCTTGCAGCTGCCGGGAATCGACCACCACAGAGGTTTCGTCGGCCTCCAGTTTGGCGGGGGCCGTCACGAGGTCCACCCTGCCTTTGCGCGCAGACAGAAACTTCCGGCTCGGACCGGTTCAACGTTCGTCATGGGATTCGCCAGTGGAGCAGGCCTGAACCCACCCCCTTTCGTTCAGGCGCTGGGCTGCGTGCCGCCATCCGGCTGGCTGGGCGGGAAGGGCAAGTCAATGTCCGTTTCGTACATGCCTTCCAGTGCGCCGCTGGTCAGCAGCCGGTCCTGGTTCTGGAGCAGCAGCACCCTCTGCACCCCTGCCCTCTCCGCTGAGCTGGGCCTTGATGTAGGCCTGGACGGCGGAGGTGGAGCGGGGACTTCTCGCTGTACTTCGCGGTCACGCCCGCCTTACGCTTCTTGAAGGTGGCGAGATAGGCAGCAGCCAGCACCCGGTCTTTGCCGGAGAGGGCCGTGCCCAACTCCTCGACGGTCTTGGGTTGTGCCTCAGGATTGGACACGGATCACCTCCTTTGGCATAGGGTGAGGAATGGAACGCATTCAGACGCACGTTGCAATTGACGACATCACATCGCCAATCCAACGCTTGGCTTTGCCCTCAGAACACTTTACAACTGAAGAGCAACAACTGCTCCGGATAATCACAGGCGACAACGTCCTATTGCACACGAACGCAGGATGGCGACGATTCATCGTGGTTCATTCGGACAAGGACCATTTTGAGTTTGAGAGCTCCGGAAGGCCTGCTGAACACGCCTGAACTCTACCAGTGTTCTCACCCCTACCTATGAAAAAGCCCCTGAAAAAGAGTCAGGTACGCTTCCTTGGTTACTCGTCTGCAATAATTTGCATTTTCGCAATGAGGTCCATGCTGATCCTGTAAGGGTCCTTCTTTCCTCCACCAAAATCAATACAGAGGACGGTGGGGCCGATTCGATCCATGAAGTTGGCGAACGTCGCAAGGTATCCCTCAAGAACACTCTGTGATCCGTGATACGTGTGGACCATCCCGTTTTGTCTGGTAATTTCCAGGTGGGGCATCCCTCACCATACTTGTACCTTCCCCTTGATCACTGGTATTGCCTCATACCTCAGCTCAACTGGGATGCTTCGCAGCACCGGCTCTAACCCCAGCCCCTGCAGATAGAACGGTTCCCGGACCGTCTGCTGCTCGAACGTCCTCGGCGTTGCCGATCAGTTCCCGGATGGAGCGGGCCTCGAAGACCGGTATGGTATCCCGCCGCGCTCCTCGTCAAAGAAGTCACTCCCATCTATGCTCGCGCGAAGGCTGAGGCGCGCCCGTACCTTAGCCGAAGACGGAGGCAAGTCACCCTCGCATCCCCTTGCCTGCCGCCCCCCTGGAAGCCCTGCAGGTTCATAGAGCGAGAGAGTGAACCGGCCGCCGAGGACTGGAAAGAGCACGCGCTGGCGTTTTCCACGCGTCTGGGCACCATCGACCACCCCCATGGTCTACCAGGGCCTGGACCCCGAGGCCATTGCAGACGGCAGGGACTACAGCCGGTCGAGCGTCACCCTAGACATGTGCGCCATGTGTTTGAACAGCAGCGGGAGAAGGCCGCGCTGACCCTCACGCCGCTGGTGAACCGGAAGGACTTCAAGACGGGTGACCCGCTGCTGCAATTGGGGGATTGCTGCTGGAGGGGGAAAAGAAAAACGCCCTCCAGGAGGGCGCCTTTTGGTAGAACCGAGGGGATTTGAACCCCTGACCCCTACCGTGTCAACACATCCATACCCGTTGAGGTCTGCTGAGGTCTGTTGAGGTTAGGTGCGCTGCGAGCCGTTTTTTTGGCTTTTTGACCCCTACCACTTTGAGGTCCGTTGAGGTCTCTGACGACTGCGTAGGAGTCAGAATAGTCGTCACCCTTTTGCCACCGCTCCCTTATGGCTACTGCTTGGGCTGAAGCAGGGGCTGTACTACCTCCGCTCCAATTCTTCGGCGAGGGGAATAGGTGCGTCTAGTTTGGGCTGAAGCACGATCTCCATGCCCAGGGCATCAGCCAGGGCTGTCCAGCGATCTGGCATCTTGCCGATTGCCCCACTCAGCATCTGGCTGACATGGGTGCGGGGGATGCCTGCGCGCTCACCCAACTGCTCTTGGGTGAGTCCTTGCTTCTTCATGGCTTCTCTGGCCTGCAGCCGTATGCGGTCGTTCATACCCAGATAGTACCTCTACCGCGTACCGTACACAAATGTTTGACATACGTACACGATTCGCGTACTATAAGGACAGCAGAAAAGCCGGGTCCCCTTCGAAAAGTCCCCGGTCTTCTGACTCCCCTAGCACCTAGCACAAGGAGCACCATGAACATTACCACCCCCCGCGCCAAGACAATCACCTACAAGGCCCGCGTTGCTGATGTCGAGTACGGCGTGATTCGCAGCGTCACCACCCACTTCGTGACGCTGGCCCGGGATCACAGCGGCAACCTGAGCGCGATCGTGGACGGGGAGAACATGAACTTCGTGGAGGCCTCCCGCCTGTTGGACCGTGCTTCCCAGGTCGAGAAGATCGAGGAAGTCATCCTGCCCGCTCCGGCTCCCATCGGGAACCCCGCGGCTCACCAGCTGCACCGCACGCTGGGCCGCCTGGGCTACCGCAACCACTACGCGCTGGCCAGTGAGGTCCTGGGCCGCACGGTGACCAGCTTGGCCGCCCTGACGGCGGAGGATGCGGCTACGGTGCGCAGCTACGCCTTCGGGCAGCTCGGCTTGGAGACGGAGCTGGCAGCGTGAAGCAGATCGAGTTGATGGGCGTGACCCTCTCCGGCTGGAAGGCCGGAGGCATGGTTCACCTGGCGGCAGCCGTCGATGGAGCGGATGCGGAGGCGCGCGCCTCCCTCCTCGCAGCGTTGCTCGAACTGAAGGGCATGACGGTGGAGGTGGCGCCGTGCCGGGCCACGGACGGGAGCCTGATCTTCGTGAACGTGAATGCAGAGGTGGCGGCGTGAGCGGGGCACGGTACATGAGCGGGCGGTGCTGGGCTGGGCGCACCGGTGCCCTCCTGATCGCTTGGGATGCGGCCCAGTACCAGCGGGACCTGTGCCGGATCTCCCCTGCTTACCGGGCGGCACGTGGAACTTGGGGAGGCTTGGCGTGAAGGGTTCAAAGCAGGAAGGCCACGAAAAAACACAGGCCCGCCAGCAGAGACAATCCCCACAGGGCATACCGGACCATGGCACCGCGAAGGAACAACGCCAGGCCCAGAAGGAAGAAGGCCAAGGCCAACGCGCCTAGGAGCAGCACGGGGACGAACATCGGCTTAGTGTGAAAAGTGTGACCAGCCAGTATTTCTGTCCGGTATTGACGCCCGTTCATCTAATTCTCCGGCAGGCCCTCGCTTCATTAAAAACGGCCCCACCCCGCCGACTGGCAAGGGTGGGGCCTTCTTCCACAGACGTGATCAAGATGAGCTTCTGCTCTGAAGGCAAGCCGAGAGACAAAACCGTCAGGGCAGAACAGTTAGATTTCTGGTATGAGCAGAACGGTCCACCGTCGGCTCGCACCTTCATGTAGGTCAGGTCTTCAACACGCTGTCATGCGGGACATGTATGCTCCAAGAGACTCAGGTAGTGCCCCTATGAGGGGCCGACGGGTAGGGGGCAGATCCTACGCAGCCGAGAGTTCCACTACCAGCTTTTCGTGGCGGCCTTGAGTCGTTACTTCTGCATGGTAACTGGAGCTTTCGGCTCCTATCTTTTCCACAGGCTGTGGATAACTCTATGACCAATCAAATACCCCTACCCGAACACCCGAAGCTTAAAGATCCAACCGTCAAGACGGTGGCCTTCGAAATGACATTCGTTAGTAAACAATCTGCAGAACAGGTTGTGTCTGAAATACAGAGGGCACTTAGCGCTGAATACCCAAAGATGGCGCAAAGATGGGGACATAAAGTAGAAGCTTCCTTCGATCCCGAAGATCCTTCTACGCCTCAGTTCACAGCCTCTATTGCGACTCCTCCTCCTAACGAACCTCAGTTCAAATTCTACAGCGACCAACATCAGCGAGAAGTACAGGTTGGGGAAGCATTTTTACAATTCTTGCTTGCGGGAGAATATCCTGGTTGGTCAGCCTTCTTGGTATACCTTAAAAAAATTCTCAGTCTCCACCATCAAGCAGCTGAAACGATTGGATATACTTCTTTTAAATTAATTTATGTCAATCGAATAGATTGGTTTCCAGGAGCGGAGGAGAAAATCCTTGAGGCTTGGACATTGCCTGTCCCTCCTCCATTATCCGATTCGGTTCAAGTGGATTCCAGACAGCAGCGGATCGTTATACAGTTCCCTGATGGAGATCAGGAGATAACTATTACTGCTCCAGGCGTAGATGATGAAGAACCTAGCAGACCTGTAATTCAGCTGGATATCGATCATCACATTGACTTCGATAAACCAGAACGGGCTCTACCGGACAACCTACTTGCTTGGCTTGAAATTGCACACGAACGGATACACCAAACATTTCGCTGTGCTCTACGACCAGATTTCTTGGAGGCAATATCATGACACGCAGCTATCATGATTGGTCAGTCGTTAGCAATCGAGATGTTGTTCAAGGGATGGAATCAAATCGGCAATCAAGTAACAGAAAAGCCACAGGGACTCCGGTTAATATCCCTCTCAAGGGCAAACTAGGTCGTATTATCTTTAGAGGTAGCACAAATCCCACAGCCGACGCAATGGCCTTAGCTCTCAGGCTTGAGCAAGCTACACCACGAGTAATGATTGCAAAAGACGCAACCTGGGCACCTCATGTGTCATCAAAATCTCTAGATACTCGAAGTCGACTCTCTGAACCTAAGGTACGTGTAGCCGTGATGTATGGGAGCGCCATGAGAAGCGACTCGGGTACATATACTGAGTTTAATATTCGAGTTGGCAGGGTAACAGAAAAGCGTTCTCCAGATTTAGCAGCGCTAGCCGAAGCACGTCGAAGGCAGGACCAAGCCAAGAAAGAACAAGCTCGTGAAATCATTGAACAGTCTTCATGGGGGCGTCCTTGCAAGGCCTTATATTTTGAACTAGGAGAACAACAGTCTTCTAAATTAATCGCTCTAATCCACTCCAACCACTTAGCCAACACAGAACTTACATACGCCCTAGAAGCAGCCGGCCAGTTTCACTCAACAAAACTAGTACGGTCTCTTTTGACTCCCTTCTTAACGCATGAAAAACCATATGTTCGCGAAGGCGCAGTATACGGACTTGGACAGCATCGCGGGGTACCAGAAATTCGCGAAATCCTTCAAAAGCAACACGCCCAGGAGACAAGCCCTGGTGTTCGTGAGGCCATTGAGGATGTTCTGGAAGGCGACTCTGACGATTAATGACTGCCACCTCCGCCGTATTTCGTGTCATAGATCGCAAATCATGTCCTGAGGAGACCACCCCAGCTGAACTGGCAGAGTTGGTTTTTAAGGATCGTTATGGACATTACAATAACTTGTCAGTCTATCTGGTTAGCAAAGAGGACGACCTAATACTTCAGATTGCCGCTGAACACCATGCCAAGGCTCCTCTTATGCCAAGCAATAGAGCTTTGGTCGATATATCTGACTTATTTAACGAAGAATGTCTACACTCACCCGATGAAAACTGCCCCTTCTCTTTGTGGAATCAAGCGCACCATGAAATAATGTTTGCAGATACGGCACAAGCCGTTTTGCCATCGGCCTCTCTACTTTGTCCCATACTAAAAAATAGATGGGTGGGCATCAGGGAAAAGCCGATGAAGCAATATGCTCGTACAAGATGGGCTAATAGAGATCCGGAGTGGCTGCAAGCGTGCACAAATCCAAAAGTGGCAGAATGGGCTGCCTTACAGCCCAAACTATCACCATAGTCAAGTTGAGGCGTAATTTGTTCGTGCCTCTTCTACTTCTTCTCCACCACCCCTTCTATCCCAGCAAAAAGGCCCCACCCGCCGCGAGGCAAGGTGGGGCCTTTTTCGTCT is a genomic window containing:
- a CDS encoding helix-turn-helix domain-containing protein, with protein sequence MNDRIRLQAREAMKKQGLTQEQLGERAGIPRTHVSQMLSGAIGKMPDRWTALADALGMEIVLQPKLDAPIPLAEELERR
- a CDS encoding TIGR04255 family protein gives rise to the protein MTNQIPLPEHPKLKDPTVKTVAFEMTFVSKQSAEQVVSEIQRALSAEYPKMAQRWGHKVEASFDPEDPSTPQFTASIATPPPNEPQFKFYSDQHQREVQVGEAFLQFLLAGEYPGWSAFLVYLKKILSLHHQAAETIGYTSFKLIYVNRIDWFPGAEEKILEAWTLPVPPPLSDSVQVDSRQQRIVIQFPDGDQEITITAPGVDDEEPSRPVIQLDIDHHIDFDKPERALPDNLLAWLEIAHERIHQTFRCALRPDFLEAIS
- a CDS encoding HEAT repeat domain-containing protein; this translates as MTRSYHDWSVVSNRDVVQGMESNRQSSNRKATGTPVNIPLKGKLGRIIFRGSTNPTADAMALALRLEQATPRVMIAKDATWAPHVSSKSLDTRSRLSEPKVRVAVMYGSAMRSDSGTYTEFNIRVGRVTEKRSPDLAALAEARRRQDQAKKEQAREIIEQSSWGRPCKALYFELGEQQSSKLIALIHSNHLANTELTYALEAAGQFHSTKLVRSLLTPFLTHEKPYVREGAVYGLGQHRGVPEIREILQKQHAQETSPGVREAIEDVLEGDSDD